From Anaerolineae bacterium, one genomic window encodes:
- a CDS encoding helix-turn-helix transcriptional regulator, translated as MSGETRCPVAATARILGARWTFQIIHHLRQRRRFCELQQLVGNVNPATFSQRLKFLEEQGLIRRLPISEAPPHVEYELTEMGRDLLPILDALARWAEKWLLQQPYDVYRGRRL; from the coding sequence ATGAGCGGAGAAACACGCTGTCCGGTAGCTGCTACCGCTCGTATCCTGGGAGCGCGGTGGACGTTTCAGATCATCCACCACCTGCGTCAACGCCGTCGCTTCTGCGAGTTGCAGCAATTGGTGGGCAACGTGAATCCAGCCACCTTCTCCCAACGGCTCAAGTTCCTAGAAGAACAGGGGCTGATTCGCCGCTTACCTATCTCAGAGGCGCCACCACATGTGGAGTATGAGCTAACGGAGATGGGGCGCGATCTGTTGCCGATCCTGGATGCGCTGGCGCGCTGGGCCGAGAAATGGCTGCTGCAACAGCCCTATGACGTCTACAGGGGAAGGAGACTATGA
- a CDS encoding flavin reductase family protein, with the protein MNPETRKRTLRLLTYGLYILTARDGENLAAGTVNWLSQASFTPPLVMLGVKVDSRLHELIERSGALAVNILGAGQKEIAAAFFRPSQVENGRINGYAFEPGPLTGAPLLTDLPAWFEARVTDVVKRGDHTVFVAEVVSAGLRDPQAKPLEMWDTGWFYGG; encoded by the coding sequence ATGAACCCCGAGACCAGGAAACGGACGTTACGTCTGTTGACTTATGGCCTGTATATTTTGACTGCCAGAGATGGCGAGAACCTGGCCGCCGGCACGGTGAACTGGCTCTCTCAGGCCTCTTTCACCCCTCCACTGGTGATGCTCGGCGTGAAAGTGGATAGCCGGCTACACGAGCTGATCGAACGAAGCGGCGCCCTCGCCGTCAACATCTTAGGAGCTGGTCAGAAGGAGATCGCTGCGGCCTTCTTTCGCCCCTCGCAAGTGGAGAACGGCCGCATCAACGGCTATGCCTTCGAGCCGGGCCCGCTGACTGGCGCCCCACTGCTCACCGATCTGCCGGCCTGGTTCGAGGCCCGGGTCACCGATGTCGTAAAGCGAGGAGACCACACTGTCTTCGTGGCCGAAGTGGTCAGTGCCGGCCTGCGAGATCCACAGGCGAAGCCACTAGAGATGTGGGATACGGGCTGGTTCTACGGGGGATGA
- a CDS encoding peroxiredoxin family protein, translating into MPTQSRFVPVGSAAPDFTLPSTTGGDVRLSDYRGKKHVVLVFLRGFSUPFCRRHLAQLRQDYEEFRKREAEIITIAPDTLDHARAYFRKHALPFPGLVDSTHAVYDRYDVQSRLLSLGQRPALFIVDKAGIVRYAYLGTQQWEIPSNREVLEQLDRLQREALQ; encoded by the coding sequence ATGCCCACCCAAAGCCGGTTCGTACCCGTCGGCTCCGCGGCGCCCGACTTCACCTTGCCTTCCACCACAGGCGGAGACGTGCGCCTCTCCGATTATCGCGGTAAAAAGCACGTGGTGCTGGTCTTCTTGCGAGGGTTTTCCTGACCCTTCTGTCGTCGGCATCTGGCGCAGTTGCGCCAAGACTATGAGGAGTTCCGAAAGCGGGAAGCGGAGATCATAACCATCGCGCCCGACACCCTGGATCATGCGCGCGCTTACTTCCGAAAGCATGCCTTGCCTTTCCCCGGACTGGTGGACAGTACTCATGCCGTCTATGACCGATACGACGTGCAGAGCCGGCTTCTCTCGCTGGGCCAACGGCCGGCTCTGTTCATCGTGGATAAAGCTGGGATCGTGCGATATGCTTACCTAGGGACTCAGCAGTGGGAAATCCCATCTAACCGTGAGGTGCTCGAGCAGCTAGACAGACTACAGCGGGAAGCGCTCCAATGA
- a CDS encoding DeoR/GlpR family DNA-binding transcription regulator, producing the protein MNAVERHSRIVEIVLERGRVTIPEICQMFHVSEMTARRDLNELDRQGLLRRVHGGAVVNLGRSYEPPYPIRATKNQEAKAAIGRKAAELIYDGDSIALDVGTTTLEIVRGLKGKRNLTILTNCLQIANLVVDVLSLEAEARLIVAGGIVRPRELSMIGALPERVYQEFHVDKAFIGIAGISLEDGLTEYNMEDAQIKKILIRNAREKIVVADSSKFGVTTFASVAPLSAVDKIVTDVRAPADMVEQIRQMGVEVIYAT; encoded by the coding sequence ATGAACGCGGTCGAGCGCCACAGCAGGATCGTCGAGATCGTTCTAGAGCGAGGGCGGGTCACCATCCCCGAGATCTGCCAGATGTTCCACGTCTCCGAGATGACGGCTCGCCGCGATTTGAATGAGCTGGACCGTCAGGGGTTGTTGCGTCGAGTTCACGGCGGTGCTGTAGTCAATCTCGGCCGCAGCTATGAGCCTCCGTACCCAATACGTGCCACCAAGAATCAGGAGGCGAAAGCCGCCATCGGACGGAAGGCCGCCGAGCTGATTTACGATGGGGATAGCATCGCCTTAGATGTGGGCACCACTACCCTTGAGATCGTCCGTGGGTTAAAGGGCAAGCGTAACCTGACCATCCTCACCAATTGTCTGCAGATCGCCAATCTAGTAGTGGACGTGCTCTCCTTGGAGGCCGAGGCGAGGTTGATCGTGGCGGGGGGGATTGTCCGTCCCCGGGAGCTCTCCATGATTGGCGCGTTGCCTGAACGGGTTTACCAGGAGTTTCACGTGGACAAGGCCTTCATCGGCATCGCCGGCATCAGCCTAGAAGACGGCCTGACCGAGTACAACATGGAAGATGCCCAGATCAAGAAAATCCTCATTCGCAATGCCCGCGAGAAGATCGTAGTGGCGGATAGCAGCAAATTCGGCGTAACCACCTTCGCCAGCGTTGCCCCATTGAGCGCTGTAGACAAGATCGTGACTGATGTTCGCGCCCCTGCTGACATGGTGGAGCAGATCCGCCAAATGGGGGTCGAGGTAATCTACGCGACTTGA
- a CDS encoding autoinducer 2 ABC transporter substrate-binding protein — protein MKRTLLFTVVTAVVIATFLASCAVPAATPAPAAPEQAAPAETPTPAPEKQLVFATVVKSIAFMWFKRLEQGVLQFGEDYGVKAFMEGPSQADSAAQVAIIEDLIAQGVDAICNVPYGVPENEPVQKKAMDAGIIVVGHEAATAKEGTLHYDVEAFDNCAYGEEMLKEMVARMGEEGKYIQFVGSLTNASHNEWQDCAKAYAEKNYPKLQWIAKYESKEDFEVAYNTMKDVLRTHPDIKGVLGSAAGDVVGAGRAIEEAGLQDAIAVVGTSIPSYAGELLKTGAVDLAMAWDPATAGYACNVVAYKVLKGEEITDGMNLGVPGYEKIVLRRGVNGVPVIYGSAWIKINAQNMDQYPF, from the coding sequence ATGAAAAGGACCTTACTGTTCACAGTCGTTACCGCCGTTGTAATCGCTACGTTTTTGGCCTCCTGCGCCGTCCCTGCTGCTACGCCAGCACCCGCCGCGCCTGAGCAGGCCGCCCCGGCGGAAACGCCCACTCCTGCCCCTGAAAAGCAACTGGTCTTTGCTACCGTAGTGAAGTCCATCGCCTTCATGTGGTTCAAGCGGCTGGAGCAAGGCGTGTTGCAGTTCGGCGAGGACTATGGAGTGAAAGCCTTCATGGAAGGCCCATCTCAAGCTGACTCGGCAGCGCAGGTGGCGATCATCGAGGATTTGATCGCCCAGGGAGTGGACGCGATCTGCAATGTCCCTTATGGAGTGCCAGAGAACGAGCCTGTCCAGAAGAAGGCCATGGACGCCGGCATCATCGTCGTCGGCCATGAGGCTGCTACTGCGAAGGAGGGGACCCTACACTACGACGTGGAAGCTTTCGACAACTGCGCTTACGGCGAAGAGATGCTGAAAGAGATGGTAGCCCGCATGGGCGAGGAGGGCAAATACATCCAGTTCGTCGGTTCGCTGACCAATGCCTCTCACAATGAATGGCAGGACTGCGCCAAGGCTTACGCAGAGAAGAACTATCCCAAGCTGCAGTGGATCGCCAAGTACGAGTCCAAGGAGGACTTCGAAGTCGCTTACAACACCATGAAAGACGTCCTCCGAACCCACCCAGACATTAAGGGCGTATTGGGCTCAGCGGCGGGCGATGTGGTCGGCGCGGGCCGCGCCATTGAGGAGGCTGGGCTGCAGGATGCCATCGCCGTGGTGGGGACGAGCATCCCTTCCTATGCTGGTGAGCTGCTGAAGACCGGCGCGGTGGACCTAGCTATGGCGTGGGATCCGGCCACTGCCGGCTATGCCTGTAACGTGGTCGCCTATAAGGTCCTGAAGGGCGAGGAGATCACGGATGGCATGAATCTGGGCGTGCCAGGCTATGAGAAGATCGTCCTGCGCAGAGGTGTTAACGGCGTGCCGGTTATTTACGGATCCGCCTGGATCAAGATAAACGCCCAGAATATGGATCAGTACCCGTTCTGA
- a CDS encoding sugar ABC transporter ATP-binding protein produces the protein MAEELLRAEHISKRFGGVIALDDVSLSIRRGEICCLVGENGSGKSTMIKIISGVYTPDEGDLYINGHHYKRLTPIEAIHEGIQVIYQDFSLFPNLTVAENIAINEQLASGKQLVHWKEIHRIAREGLAKINVSLPLDAVVETLPTADRQLIAIIKALLANARLIIMDEPTTALTQREIQALFGVIRELKERGLAILFVSHKLNEVVEIADRTIIFRNGKKVLDQDAKGLDIQTMAFYMTGRRLDAGSAPLGQISETISPLLRVENLSLPHGFFDVSFELRPGEVLGITGLLGSGRTELALSLFGVLPANSGKVFIEGKEVKIRSIADAVRHGIGYVPEDRIREGLFLDQPIGDNVVITLVDRLVTRLRLLNGKAKAREADRWIQQLEVKTPSRELPAKSLSGGNQQRVVLAKWIARNPKILILNGPTVGVDVGSKAEIHELIHNLARRGMGILLISDDIPELIQCCHRVLLMRAGRIVREFKREELTEQALNVELIASAMANPR, from the coding sequence ATGGCCGAAGAGCTTCTGCGCGCCGAGCACATCAGCAAGCGATTTGGCGGGGTGATCGCCCTCGATGACGTGAGCCTTTCGATCCGCCGGGGAGAGATCTGCTGTCTAGTGGGGGAAAACGGCTCCGGCAAGTCCACGATGATCAAGATTATCTCCGGTGTGTACACTCCTGACGAGGGCGATCTCTACATCAACGGCCATCATTACAAACGGCTCACGCCCATCGAGGCGATTCATGAAGGGATTCAGGTCATCTATCAGGACTTTTCCCTGTTTCCCAACCTCACCGTGGCGGAGAACATCGCCATTAACGAGCAACTCGCTAGTGGGAAGCAATTGGTTCACTGGAAGGAAATCCACCGGATCGCTCGAGAGGGGCTGGCGAAGATTAACGTTTCTCTCCCTCTGGATGCCGTCGTGGAAACGCTCCCCACGGCTGATCGCCAACTGATCGCTATCATCAAAGCTCTGTTGGCAAATGCTCGCCTCATCATTATGGACGAGCCCACTACTGCCCTGACTCAACGGGAGATTCAGGCTTTGTTCGGGGTTATCCGGGAGCTGAAGGAGCGAGGGCTTGCCATCCTGTTTGTCAGCCATAAGCTGAACGAAGTGGTAGAGATCGCCGATCGCACCATCATCTTTCGCAATGGCAAAAAAGTTCTGGATCAAGATGCCAAGGGGCTGGACATCCAGACCATGGCCTTTTACATGACGGGACGAAGGCTTGATGCCGGCTCGGCCCCCCTCGGTCAGATAAGTGAAACCATCTCACCCCTTTTGCGTGTGGAAAACCTCTCTCTCCCCCACGGCTTCTTTGACGTCTCCTTTGAGCTTAGACCCGGCGAGGTGCTGGGTATCACAGGCTTGCTGGGTTCCGGCCGGACGGAATTAGCCCTCTCACTGTTCGGGGTCCTGCCGGCGAACTCGGGGAAGGTTTTCATCGAAGGGAAAGAGGTGAAGATCCGCAGTATCGCTGATGCAGTGCGCCATGGGATCGGCTATGTGCCTGAGGACCGCATCCGCGAGGGGCTGTTTCTGGATCAGCCGATCGGAGACAACGTCGTGATCACCCTGGTGGATAGGTTGGTAACGAGGCTGCGCCTGCTCAACGGTAAGGCAAAAGCGCGGGAGGCCGACCGTTGGATCCAGCAGCTCGAGGTAAAGACCCCCTCTCGAGAGCTGCCGGCGAAGAGCCTCTCCGGTGGCAACCAGCAGCGCGTGGTGCTGGCAAAATGGATCGCTCGAAACCCTAAGATCTTGATCTTAAACGGCCCCACGGTAGGGGTTGATGTAGGATCGAAGGCGGAGATCCATGAGCTCATCCACAACCTGGCCCGACGAGGTATGGGCATTTTGCTGATATCTGACGACATCCCCGAGTTAATTCAATGCTGCCATCGCGTTCTACTGATGCGCGCCGGCCGCATCGTCAGGGAGTTCAAACGAGAAGAACTCACCGAACAAGCTTTGAACGTCGAGCTGATCGCCTCTGCCATGGCCAACCCAAGGTAG
- a CDS encoding ABC transporter permease, which yields MLSKIVKTQEFVVFLILVALSLIVGLINPAFFSISTVFDTLRAAIVYFIMAFGVLPIIIAGGIDISFVAIAAVTSFSTHMLLLKLGYEGGTLLYYIIASAMGLLAGLLNGFLVTRFNLPVFNVSLATFTMWYGFNLFFIGATANFDLPAGTVGYYARFLITARDPFVGETGLHISILYVIVIGLAIWWMLKYTTIGRGIYAIGGNREVAIRSGFNVQLIMLVTFAIMGVLSAIAGVTQAFLSRYFNPVIFIGQPLDVLAAIILGGASITGGRGTVIGTALGVILIQVINRALILTGIPVQWQRLVVGLILIVFTTIPAIRERQLRRMGHTTETSELV from the coding sequence ATGCTGAGCAAGATCGTCAAAACCCAAGAATTCGTAGTGTTTCTCATCTTGGTGGCTCTGTCGCTAATCGTGGGCCTGATTAACCCAGCATTTTTCTCCATTTCAACGGTGTTCGACACCCTCCGGGCAGCCATCGTCTATTTTATCATGGCCTTTGGCGTGCTGCCCATCATCATTGCCGGCGGTATTGACATCTCCTTTGTAGCCATTGCGGCCGTGACCTCTTTTTCCACCCACATGCTCCTGCTCAAATTGGGATACGAAGGCGGCACCTTGCTCTATTACATCATCGCCAGCGCGATGGGCTTGCTTGCTGGTTTGCTGAATGGGTTCCTAGTCACCCGGTTTAACCTCCCCGTCTTTAACGTCTCGCTGGCCACCTTCACTATGTGGTACGGATTTAACCTGTTCTTTATCGGGGCTACGGCCAACTTCGATCTGCCTGCGGGCACTGTTGGGTATTATGCCCGTTTTCTGATCACTGCGCGCGATCCGTTCGTGGGCGAGACCGGGCTGCATATCTCCATCCTTTATGTGATCGTGATCGGGCTAGCGATCTGGTGGATGCTGAAATACACCACCATCGGTCGGGGCATTTACGCCATAGGCGGCAACCGAGAAGTGGCCATTCGCTCCGGCTTTAACGTCCAGTTGATCATGCTAGTCACGTTCGCGATCATGGGCGTGCTCTCCGCTATAGCGGGGGTGACTCAGGCATTTCTAAGCCGATACTTTAATCCCGTCATCTTCATCGGACAGCCCCTGGACGTGTTGGCGGCTATCATCTTGGGGGGCGCCTCTATCACGGGAGGGCGCGGTACGGTGATCGGCACGGCGTTGGGGGTCATCTTGATCCAAGTGATCAACCGAGCCCTGATCCTCACTGGCATCCCTGTGCAGTGGCAACGCCTGGTCGTGGGCCTAATTTTGATTGTGTTCACCACCATCCCGGCAATTCGGGAGCGACAGCTTCGACGTATGGGACATACCACTGAGACGAGCGAGCTAGTTTAA